A part of Mycolicibacterium sp. TUM20985 genomic DNA contains:
- a CDS encoding DEAD/DEAH box helicase, whose translation MGDFDGLYGNLDADPRVRGRQFEHVCKWFLENDPVYRSELRRVWLWDEWPGRWGGDAGIDLVAEDRNGDLWAIQAKAYDPQYRVSKKDVDKFLAESGRKVFTYRMLVATTDLIDRTGERTIQQQEKRSAFFRLNGLRAASVDWPSSPQALRPAKPRKPARPRKHQTDAIRDVVKGFTASDRGQLIMACGTGKTLAALFITEKLESKRTLVLVPSLSLLKQTLNEWRANCTTEFASMPVCSDDTVGNDDAAVSHTSDLNVPAETDPEKIAAFLRRRSSPLVVFSTYQSSPQIAHAFRLGRVPGFDFIIADEAHRCAGPVSSEFATVLDAEAIKGSRRLFMTATPRYFTGRVLKAAKDGDYEVASMDDEEKFGPVFHRLPFGEAIKRDLLTDYRVAVVGVDDATYREWAQKGTLVTRDGKEKLSAATLAGQIGLAKAMKKYGLRRTISFHSRVARAQDFASSMPDVLAWMPARQRPKCTLWSRHASGDMPAGDRYVLLQHLAHLDDGECGLLANARCLSEGVDVPTLDGVAFIDPRRSEVDIVQAVGRAIRKSDAKALGTIVIPVFIDTGADPEVALDSSAFKPVWDVIKALRAHDSELGEQLDTLRREMGRKHGPPRLPPKIHLDLPTRIGRDFSLAFNAHLVENSTQPWEFWYGLLEKYVAHNGSVEVPVEAKLDGYRLGGWCSNQRVHYQSGELGPEKAARLDTLPGWTWNRNEGRWEAGLSQMLKYLKEHGNTLIPAATDYHGYPLGDWAAIQRRDARAGKLGEARREKLDAIPGWVWGLEEERWENGFRHLQQYIDERGDSRVKQPHKSNDDFRLGAWVNFQRTRYAQGKLESDRVERLAALPGWVWTALESRWEEAFEKLRQFGRENSHVVIPIDYPADDDGFNLRTWYANQRAKFPRLSADRQERLRALPGWGTVTNEGKWEFGFHQLLAYVRAFGDAKVERSYIVDDFPLGTWAMTQRLEFKKGKLSPDRAERLAALSGWDWDRRGGKWEEGFSRLSGYMKAHGQPPPTDYEEDGYRLGAWAAQQRLYKRTGKLTPDRIRRLDGLRGWDWSPPRGVAVRNYRRKKA comes from the coding sequence ATGGGGGATTTCGACGGCCTGTACGGCAACCTTGATGCTGACCCGCGGGTGCGCGGCCGGCAGTTCGAGCACGTCTGTAAGTGGTTTCTGGAGAATGACCCGGTATATCGCAGTGAACTGCGGCGGGTGTGGTTGTGGGACGAGTGGCCGGGCCGGTGGGGTGGTGACGCCGGGATCGACCTCGTGGCCGAGGACCGCAACGGCGACCTGTGGGCGATCCAGGCCAAGGCCTATGACCCCCAGTACCGGGTGTCGAAGAAGGACGTGGATAAATTCCTGGCTGAGTCGGGCCGCAAGGTTTTCACCTACCGAATGCTCGTAGCGACCACGGATCTGATCGACCGGACAGGCGAGCGCACGATCCAGCAGCAGGAGAAGCGCAGCGCGTTCTTCCGGCTCAATGGTTTGCGTGCCGCCTCTGTAGATTGGCCGTCCTCGCCGCAAGCGTTGAGGCCGGCGAAGCCGCGCAAGCCGGCCCGCCCGCGTAAGCATCAAACCGACGCGATCCGCGATGTAGTGAAGGGATTCACGGCCTCAGATCGCGGCCAGCTCATCATGGCGTGCGGGACGGGCAAGACCCTGGCGGCGCTGTTCATCACCGAGAAGCTGGAATCCAAGCGCACCTTGGTGTTGGTGCCGTCGTTGTCGCTGTTGAAGCAGACGCTGAACGAGTGGCGTGCGAACTGCACGACTGAGTTCGCCTCGATGCCGGTGTGCTCTGACGACACCGTCGGAAACGATGACGCCGCGGTTTCACACACCTCTGATCTGAACGTTCCCGCCGAGACCGATCCGGAGAAGATCGCCGCCTTCCTGCGCCGCAGGTCCAGCCCCCTGGTGGTGTTTTCGACGTATCAGTCCAGCCCGCAGATCGCTCATGCGTTCCGGCTGGGCCGGGTGCCGGGGTTTGACTTCATCATTGCCGATGAGGCTCATCGCTGCGCTGGCCCGGTGTCGTCGGAGTTCGCCACGGTTCTGGACGCGGAGGCGATCAAGGGGAGCCGGCGGCTGTTCATGACGGCCACGCCGCGCTACTTCACCGGCCGGGTGCTCAAGGCCGCCAAGGACGGCGACTACGAAGTCGCGTCCATGGACGACGAGGAAAAGTTCGGGCCGGTTTTCCATCGGCTGCCGTTCGGCGAGGCCATCAAACGTGATCTGCTCACCGATTACCGGGTGGCCGTCGTTGGTGTCGATGACGCGACGTATCGGGAGTGGGCCCAAAAGGGCACCCTCGTCACCCGCGACGGCAAGGAGAAACTCAGCGCCGCAACGCTTGCCGGACAGATCGGCCTGGCCAAAGCAATGAAGAAGTACGGCCTGCGGCGCACGATTTCCTTCCACTCCCGGGTGGCCCGCGCCCAAGACTTCGCCTCGTCCATGCCCGACGTGCTGGCGTGGATGCCCGCCCGGCAACGCCCAAAGTGCACACTGTGGTCCCGCCATGCCTCCGGTGACATGCCTGCCGGCGACCGCTACGTGTTACTCCAACACCTCGCCCACCTCGACGACGGCGAGTGTGGCCTGCTCGCCAACGCACGCTGCCTCTCCGAGGGAGTCGACGTCCCCACACTGGACGGGGTGGCGTTCATCGACCCCCGCCGCTCAGAGGTAGACATCGTTCAAGCCGTGGGACGCGCGATCCGTAAGTCCGACGCGAAGGCACTGGGCACCATCGTGATCCCGGTGTTCATCGACACCGGCGCCGATCCCGAAGTGGCACTGGACTCCTCGGCGTTCAAACCGGTCTGGGATGTGATCAAGGCCCTGCGGGCCCACGACAGCGAACTCGGCGAACAACTCGACACCCTGCGCCGCGAGATGGGACGCAAACACGGCCCACCCCGGCTGCCCCCCAAGATCCACCTCGACCTCCCCACGAGAATCGGCCGAGACTTCTCGTTAGCCTTCAACGCCCACCTAGTAGAGAACTCCACCCAACCCTGGGAGTTCTGGTACGGACTGCTGGAGAAATACGTAGCTCACAACGGAAGCGTCGAGGTGCCTGTAGAAGCCAAGCTGGACGGGTATCGACTAGGAGGCTGGTGTAGCAACCAGCGGGTCCACTACCAGTCAGGAGAGCTTGGGCCCGAAAAGGCCGCAAGGCTTGATACGCTCCCAGGCTGGACCTGGAACCGCAACGAGGGACGGTGGGAAGCGGGACTCAGCCAGATGCTCAAGTATCTTAAAGAACACGGAAACACCCTTATCCCCGCCGCCACCGACTACCACGGATATCCACTTGGCGATTGGGCTGCGATTCAGCGGCGCGACGCTCGTGCCGGAAAGCTGGGCGAGGCCCGACGGGAGAAGCTGGATGCCATTCCCGGTTGGGTGTGGGGCCTCGAAGAAGAGCGTTGGGAGAACGGATTTCGCCACCTCCAGCAGTACATCGACGAGCGCGGCGATTCCCGGGTCAAGCAGCCCCACAAATCAAACGACGACTTCCGCCTCGGTGCCTGGGTCAACTTTCAGAGGACGCGTTACGCCCAAGGAAAGCTGGAATCCGACCGTGTCGAACGTCTAGCGGCACTACCCGGCTGGGTGTGGACCGCTCTGGAATCCCGCTGGGAAGAGGCGTTCGAGAAACTCAGACAGTTCGGCCGGGAGAATAGTCATGTCGTCATCCCTATCGACTACCCCGCCGACGATGACGGATTCAACCTGCGAACCTGGTATGCAAATCAGAGGGCGAAGTTCCCCCGCCTGAGCGCGGATAGGCAGGAGCGGCTGAGAGCGCTCCCGGGCTGGGGCACGGTGACAAATGAAGGCAAGTGGGAGTTCGGCTTTCACCAGCTTCTTGCTTATGTACGGGCGTTCGGCGACGCAAAAGTTGAACGCTCGTACATCGTTGATGACTTCCCGCTGGGCACCTGGGCGATGACCCAGCGGCTGGAGTTCAAGAAGGGGAAACTCAGCCCTGACCGCGCGGAGAGACTTGCGGCGCTGTCGGGTTGGGATTGGGATCGTCGGGGTGGAAAGTGGGAGGAAGGGTTCTCGCGCCTCAGCGGATACATGAAGGCCCATGGACAGCCGCCACCAACCGATTACGAAGAAGACGGCTACCGCCTCGGCGCTTGGGCTGCGCAACAACGCCTTTACAAGCGGACCGGCAAATTGACCCCGGATCGCATCCGGCGACTTGACGGCTTACGGGGTTGGGATTGGTCACCGCCTCGTGGGGTGGCGGTTCGTAACTACCGTCGAAAGAAGGCTTGA
- a CDS encoding DEAD/DEAH box helicase, protein MGDFDGLYGNLDADPRVRGRQFEHVCKWFLENDPVYRSELRRVWLWDEWPGRWGGDAGIDLVAEDRNGDLWAIQAKAYDPQYRVSKRDVDKFLSESGRKTFAYRILIATTDLIDRTGERTIQQQEKRSSFFRLNDLRAAALDWPASPAKLRPTKRRKPAKPRPHQAEAIRDVLKGFKTSDRGQLIMACGTGKTLAGLFITERLKAQRTLVLLPSLSLLKQTLNEWRANCANDFTALPVCSDDSVADSHDAAIAHTADLGVPVTTNPNEIAAFLRRKSGPLVVLSTYQSSPQIEAAFKLGRMPGFDLVIADEAHRVAGPVSSDFATVLDSKALKGDRRLFMTATPRYFTGRVLKAAQEADYEVASMDDQKKFGPVFHRLSFGDAIQRDLLTDYQVVIVGVDDATYREWAERGALVTRDGKQIDNAATLAGQIGLAKAMREYNLRRVISFHSRVKRAREFASSMPDVIDWMPARQRPKGTLWSDVATGEMPAGDRYVLLQHLGRLDDADRGLLSNARCLSEGIDLPTLDGVAFIDPRRSEVDIVQAVGRAIRKSDAKTVGTIVIPVFIDTDEDPDVALDSSVFKPVWDIIKALRAHDVELGEQLDSLRRQISRNGDKPKLPDKIHLDVPATVGADFAAAFDVRLVDATTVPWEFWFGLLEKYVAERGTARVPPLFTDGDYRLGGWVAKQRARGSEWALNPDRSRRLAELPGWTWDPREDLWEEGFERLGEYVKNHSDAVVPKAYTIDGYQLGAWVTTQRRAYKQARLPLERQQRLKGVKGWTWDSVKDRWQEAYLLLQRYVAEHGHTRIPALEKYQDYRLGQWVAQQRYHRNKGTLATDRIRLLEKFPDWTWDAVTDEWEEGFRHLQDYVRQNGDSLVPQAFQCEDGYRLGSWVTSVRSDYRTGDLDDERQVRLKNMPGWSWAPRDSKWEEGFRRLEAHARTHVGTRMVRTYVDPADGYQLGAWAANQRGSFARGRLSAERIARLKSLPGWVWDTNEGAWEDNYRKLAEYAAEHGHCSPTKSTVHDGQRLGAWVNLQRALRNKGKLLPDLAYRLGALPGWVWSVNDAKWEEGFSQLLDYVELHGTALVPARLRHNGYPLGSWVPKQRDIYRTGGMTSDRTERLEGLPGWSWDPFAERWERTLALLEQYVAAHGTARVPNKYTVDGVKLQQWVAVQQSTHAEGTLNPERQQRLEALPGWSWEDRREERWEATYALLEKYVEREGHFLVPQKHVENGVRLGTWLTIQRGQYRQQKLSPESQERLKALPGWEWNPPRGRTPRSPQS, encoded by the coding sequence ATGGGGGATTTCGACGGCCTGTACGGCAATCTTGATGCTGACCCGCGGGTGCGCGGCCGGCAGTTCGAGCACGTCTGTAAGTGGTTTCTGGAGAATGACCCGGTATATCGCAGTGAACTGCGGCGGGTGTGGTTGTGGGACGAGTGGCCGGGCCGGTGGGGTGGTGACGCCGGGATCGACCTGGTGGCCGAGGACCGCAACGGCGACCTGTGGGCGATCCAGGCCAAGGCCTATGACCCCCAGTACCGGGTCAGCAAGAGAGACGTCGATAAGTTCCTCTCCGAGTCCGGCCGTAAGACGTTCGCCTACCGGATCCTGATTGCCACCACCGATCTGATCGACCGCACCGGCGAGCGCACCATCCAGCAGCAGGAGAAACGCAGCAGTTTCTTCCGTCTCAACGATCTGCGGGCAGCCGCGCTGGATTGGCCGGCATCACCGGCGAAGCTGCGCCCGACCAAGCGACGCAAACCGGCTAAGCCCCGGCCGCACCAGGCCGAGGCGATCCGCGATGTGCTCAAGGGGTTCAAGACCTCTGATCGCGGCCAGCTCATCATGGCCTGCGGCACTGGCAAGACCCTCGCGGGCTTGTTCATCACCGAGAGGCTGAAAGCCCAACGGACCCTGGTGCTGCTGCCGTCGCTGTCGCTGCTCAAGCAGACCCTCAACGAGTGGCGGGCCAACTGCGCCAACGACTTCACCGCACTTCCGGTGTGTTCCGACGACAGCGTCGCCGACTCCCACGACGCCGCGATCGCCCACACCGCCGACCTCGGCGTCCCGGTCACCACCAACCCGAACGAGATCGCGGCGTTCCTGCGCCGCAAGTCCGGGCCGTTAGTGGTGCTCTCCACCTATCAGTCCTCTCCGCAGATCGAGGCCGCATTCAAGCTCGGCCGGATGCCCGGCTTCGACCTCGTGATCGCCGACGAGGCGCACCGGGTCGCCGGCCCGGTGTCGTCGGACTTCGCCACCGTGCTGGATTCCAAAGCGCTCAAGGGCGATCGCCGCCTGTTCATGACGGCTACCCCGCGCTACTTCACCGGCCGGGTGCTCAAAGCCGCGCAAGAGGCCGACTATGAGGTCGCCTCGATGGACGACCAGAAGAAGTTCGGGCCGGTGTTCCACCGGCTGTCCTTTGGTGACGCGATTCAGCGTGACCTGCTGACCGACTATCAGGTGGTGATCGTCGGCGTGGACGACGCCACCTACCGCGAGTGGGCCGAGAGGGGCGCCCTGGTCACCCGCGACGGTAAGCAGATAGACAACGCCGCGACACTGGCCGGGCAGATCGGCCTCGCCAAGGCGATGCGCGAGTACAACCTGCGGCGGGTGATCTCGTTTCACTCCCGGGTCAAGAGAGCTCGGGAGTTCGCATCCTCGATGCCCGACGTCATCGACTGGATGCCTGCGCGGCAGAGGCCGAAGGGCACGCTGTGGTCTGACGTCGCCACCGGGGAAATGCCCGCCGGGGACCGCTATGTGCTGCTGCAGCACCTGGGCCGCCTCGATGACGCCGACCGCGGCCTGCTGAGCAACGCCCGCTGCCTATCCGAAGGCATAGACCTGCCGACGCTGGACGGGGTTGCGTTCATCGACCCCCGCCGCAGCGAGGTCGACATCGTTCAGGCGGTCGGCCGCGCCATCCGTAAATCCGACGCGAAAACTGTTGGCACCATTGTCATCCCGGTCTTCATCGACACCGACGAGGACCCCGACGTGGCCCTGGACTCATCGGTGTTCAAGCCGGTGTGGGACATCATCAAAGCCCTGCGGGCACACGACGTCGAACTCGGCGAACAACTCGACTCGCTGCGCCGGCAGATTAGCCGCAACGGTGACAAACCGAAGTTGCCCGACAAGATTCACCTCGACGTACCCGCCACCGTCGGCGCGGACTTCGCCGCGGCGTTTGACGTCCGACTGGTGGATGCGACCACAGTGCCGTGGGAGTTCTGGTTCGGGCTACTGGAGAAGTATGTTGCCGAACGCGGGACTGCTCGAGTTCCACCCCTATTCACCGATGGTGACTACCGGCTAGGTGGATGGGTCGCCAAGCAGAGGGCCAGAGGCTCCGAATGGGCGCTGAATCCGGACCGCTCCCGCCGCCTCGCCGAATTACCCGGTTGGACTTGGGATCCGCGAGAAGACCTCTGGGAAGAGGGCTTTGAAAGACTCGGGGAGTACGTCAAGAACCATAGCGACGCCGTTGTGCCGAAGGCCTACACCATCGACGGATATCAGCTTGGGGCATGGGTCACGACCCAACGACGTGCGTACAAGCAAGCCCGGCTGCCCCTGGAACGGCAGCAGCGGCTCAAAGGCGTTAAAGGTTGGACGTGGGACTCGGTCAAGGATCGCTGGCAAGAGGCTTACCTGCTACTGCAGCGCTACGTTGCAGAGCACGGCCACACTCGGATACCGGCCCTGGAGAAATACCAGGACTACCGCCTCGGGCAGTGGGTCGCCCAGCAGCGATACCACCGGAACAAGGGAACTCTTGCTACTGATCGCATCAGGCTGCTGGAGAAATTCCCGGACTGGACCTGGGACGCCGTCACCGATGAGTGGGAGGAAGGGTTCCGTCACCTCCAGGATTACGTCCGACAAAACGGCGACAGTCTCGTCCCACAGGCATTCCAATGCGAGGACGGCTACAGGCTTGGTTCGTGGGTCACTTCTGTCCGGTCTGATTACCGCACCGGTGACTTGGACGATGAGCGGCAGGTACGACTGAAAAACATGCCGGGCTGGTCATGGGCGCCCCGTGACTCCAAGTGGGAAGAGGGATTTCGGCGACTTGAGGCACACGCAAGAACCCACGTTGGCACACGTATGGTGCGCACTTACGTTGATCCTGCGGACGGTTATCAACTGGGAGCGTGGGCGGCCAATCAAAGGGGTTCGTTCGCTAGGGGGCGCCTTAGTGCGGAGCGGATCGCCCGTTTGAAGTCGCTCCCCGGGTGGGTGTGGGACACCAACGAGGGCGCGTGGGAGGACAACTACCGCAAGCTCGCGGAATACGCAGCGGAGCACGGCCACTGCTCACCGACAAAGTCGACTGTTCACGACGGGCAGAGGCTCGGGGCCTGGGTCAATTTGCAGCGGGCCTTGCGGAACAAGGGAAAGCTGCTCCCTGATCTCGCGTACCGCTTGGGTGCGCTGCCGGGATGGGTGTGGTCAGTTAACGACGCGAAATGGGAAGAGGGCTTTAGCCAACTCTTGGACTATGTGGAACTACACGGGACTGCGCTGGTCCCCGCCCGGTTGCGACACAACGGCTACCCATTGGGTTCGTGGGTGCCGAAGCAACGTGACATCTACCGCACCGGGGGGATGACTTCCGACAGGACCGAACGGCTGGAAGGGCTGCCCGGTTGGTCATGGGACCCATTCGCGGAGAGGTGGGAGCGGACCCTCGCTTTGCTCGAGCAGTACGTCGCCGCGCACGGCACCGCACGCGTTCCCAACAAGTACACCGTCGATGGAGTCAAGCTCCAACAGTGGGTGGCAGTGCAACAAAGCACCCACGCAGAGGGAACTCTGAACCCGGAACGCCAGCAGCGCCTTGAGGCTCTTCCAGGATGGTCCTGGGAGGACCGCCGAGAAGAACGATGGGAAGCCACCTACGCACTCCTTGAGAAGTACGTCGAACGGGAAGGTCATTTCCTTGTTCCTCAAAAGCACGTCGAGAACGGCGTGCGCCTAGGAACGTGGCTGACTATCCAGCGCGGCCAATACAGGCAGCAGAAACTCAGCCCCGAGAGTCAAGAACGCCTAAAAGCATTGCCGGGATGGGAGTGGAACCCACCTCGCGGACGGACTCCCCGATCACCACAGAGCTGA